The uncultured Methanolobus sp. sequence TGGGGAACCATGATAAAATATGCAATTGCCTACCCGCTGGTATTTTTCACGGATGCATGGATGTGGTGGCTGATGCCTGCCGGATTATGTATCACTCTGCTTGTACTCTCTTTTGTGCTTGTGGGACAGGCACTGGAAGGTGGTAAATGATGCCATTACTCGATGTTAAAGGACTTAATGTTGATTTTTCAACGAAGGAAGGCATGCATTACGTACTCAAGAATGTGGATTTCAACATAGACAAAGGAGAGATTGTAGGACTCATAGGCGAATCAGGTTCTGGAAAATCCACACTTGCTATGACAGTTCTGGACATAAATTCCCACAACAGGCAGATGTCAGGAAATATCAGTTTTATGGGAGAAAGAATTGACAGCATCAAAAAGGAAAAGATGCGTCAGCTCAGGGGAAAAAACATCGGGTTTGTGCCGCAATCTTCCATGAATGCACTTAACCCTCTTGTGAAAATAAAGTCCCAGTTCTTTGAGACAATCAAAGCTCATACAAATATGTCCCGGGAGGACATGCCTTCGTTGACTGAAAAGTCACTGGAAATGGTAGGTATCGATCCTTCAAGGATGAATTCATTTCCCTATGAATTCAGTGGTGGGCAGCGACAGAGAATAATGATCGCACTTTCAATGCTCCTGTCACCTGAACTAATCATTGCTGATGAGCCAACCACTGCTCTGGATGCAACGATTCAACTGAAAATCATCGAACTACTAAAGGATGTAGTACAGAAGAAGCACACATCCATGCTTGTGATTTCCCATGACCTGCATACGATTTCCAGAATATGTGACAGGATTTACATCATGTATGCGGGAAGAATCGTTGAAACCGGCACAAGGGATGAAATTCTTAACAATCCCGTTCATCCGTACACTCAAAAGCTGCTGGCTTCGAGATTGCCGCTGATGTGTGAGCCGATAAGAGTAAAGGGAATATCAGGCACTCCTCCTTCAACTTTGAAGAAGTATGAGGTCTGCGAGTTCATGGAACGTTGTGACAGGGCCACGGAGATATGCAGGACAGTAAGACCTCCGGAATGTAATGGTAGTGTGAAAGTAGCCTGTCATCTGGGGTGTAATTTGGAGTGACATCCGGAGTGATAATAATGGACGATTCCTGGCTCATAAAAATAGAAAACATCAGTAAGGTGTTTAAGGGAAAAGGCATGATTAGAAGCGGTTCTGAAATAAGAGCTCTTGATAATGTTACCCTTACTGTGAAAAAAGGTGAAGTGCTTGGGATCATCGGTGAAAGCGGAAGTGGTAAAACAACTCTTGGAAAACTGATACTGGGTCTATTGAAACCAACTTCCGGAAATATCTCTTTTGCAGATATCAACAACAAATCTTCAGAAACAGGACAACCTGTTGTTCAGGTGATATTCCAGGACCCTTATGATTCATTGAGCCACATGATGACAGTTGAACAGCTTGTAGCAGAACCCTGTATTATCAATAATGGTAAAAACGTTGACCGGAACAGGATTATTCGCGCTCTTGAATCGGTGGGACTCACACCTGTTGATAGTTTCCTTCACAAGTATCCTCATACACTGAGTGGAGGACAACGGCAGAGGGTTGCGATTGCAAGAGCAATGATTACAGAACCTGACATGATAATTGCCGATGAACCAATATCCATGCTTGATGCATCCATCGGAATTGATATTCTTAACCTGATGCTTGATATGAAAGAAAAAATGGGTATCACTTTCATGTTCATTACGCATGATATTGCAGCAGCAGCATACATATCAGATAATATTGCTGTCATGAAAGAAGGAAAGATTGTCGAATACGGTTCAAGAAAGCAGATAATTTCAGATTGTTGTCATGAGTACACAAAGTCACTGCTTTTATCTGCAACCGGTGGAAAGGCAATTAATGCAAGTTCTTGTTTTGAATATTAATTTTGATGTTTTGTAACTATTCAGTTTATCATAATCATTCATGAGATGCTGATTTAATCAAAACAGAGATGTCAGTCATTAATAACTTAAAAACAAAAAAGTAATCTATAGCAACAACAAAATAAATTACCCAAAAGAAATGTGCCCCTCCGATCTTTGATAAAATGTCGGTGGATGGTGTTTATATCAGGCTGAATAGTTACGATGTTTTTAACCTATATCTATTTTCAAATTATTTCCTTCCGCTTAAGTAAACAAATCTATGGCTCCGTAGAAATCCTGCCATTAAAACTTTAAAGCAACTAAGCCGATTTTGTCATGTCAATAAATCTGTTCTAGTGTATGTTATGAATAACCAGACTAATCCGGGAGGATCCGGGAGAACCCGGCGAAGCCGGCGTTTTACCACGAAACAAAATAATCTGCATAGTACCCTGAAAAACTTTCTTTGCATGACTCACGTAGAATTCTCAGTATAGCCGCAATAGTGTTTGGAACTATCTTCTGTGCAGCAGCATTGGAATGTGCCGCCTTCGGCGGACGATTACTTTGTTTTTAGCTTCAAATTATTTTTATGGAACTGGAAAAGAGCAAAGTTTGTGTCACTCGTATAAACAGGAATTCTACATAGGCAAATCTATTGTAATTACTCAAGCAACCTGCTAACAGACATTGAAGCAAGGATTATGAGGAAAAAAGTGATTACAGACAGAAATGCTATGTCATAAGGAATATTTGAATAATCTCCTGTCAGAAGCAAGGCTCTGAGTGCGTCAACCACATAGGTTAGCGGATTTAGTTTAGATATGGACTGGAGCCATGATGGCATCAGGTCTATAGGATAGATAGCGTTGCTACCAAAGAATAGCGGCATGGTTATCATCTGACCTATACCCATCATCTTTTCCCTTGTCTTAAAAAATGATGCAAGGCACATTGAGAAACTTGAGAAGCACATTGCAAGCAGGATGACTACAACAAAAACGCCTATCATATTCAAAAGATTGTGACGCAGGTTCACACCCATAAATACCGCCAGTGTAAAGACCATTACTGCCTGGAATACACCTCTTACACCTGCAGCAAGGGCTTTTCCAACTACTATTGAAGAACGGGGAGAGGGAGTTGAAAGCAATTTAGCCAGCAATCCCACATCCTTTTCCCATACCAGGGTTATCCCATAGAATATTGCAATGAACAAAACAGACTGTGCCAGTACACCAGGGGTGAGAAACTGAATATAGTCATAACCGGGGATTGACAGTTCACGAACCCTGTTAAATACCTCACCAAATAAGAGAAGCCAAAGTGCAGGCTGAACACCCCTTGTCCAGAGTTCAGTTGAATCATGGCGGATTTTCCTTACTTCCATTTCAACTATTGAAAGGGCACTGTATACAAAATTATATATCTCCTGAGTGCAGGTCATCTTCCACGCCTCACAAAACTTCTGCGTACAGAACGAGTATCCTTTATGGAACCCTGAGACTGGAGGCTTGATCTTGCATACTTCATGAAAACATCGTCCAGTGTTTGTTTATTAACAGTTACAGAACTTACAACAATTCCATTTACCTCAAAATACCTTATTATCTTAGGAATGGCAGTTTCGGAATTGTCTGTAGAAATCAGGACATGATTATTATCACTGTCGATTATCAAACCCAGGTCATCCGGAATTGATACATTCCGGGCACTTTCCATTAAGCTTAGCGATATAATATCTCCGCCAATAGATTTCTTCAAAAGGAAAGGTGTATCTATCACTGCTATTTTCCCGGAATTCATTATAGCTATCCTGTGGCAGAGTTCATCAGCTTCGACCATATCATGGGTTGTAATGATTATGGTCATTCCAAACTCTTCATTCAGTCTCTTAATGTACTTCCAGACCTGCCTTTTAGAAGAAGGGTCCAGCCCTATGCTTGGTTCATCAAGAAAAAGTACTTTAGGTCTGTTTACCAGAGCCTGTGCTATTTCAAGTCTTCTCATCATGCCGCCGGAATAGTGGTTTACAAGATCATGACTCCTTTCTGAAAGACCCATGTACTCAAGAGCAGTGTTTATCCTTTTGTCACGTTCATTCTTATTCACGTAGAATAATTTGGCAAATATGAGAAGGTTTTCATAACCTGTAAGGTCTCCATCAGCAGATACTGCCTGTGGAACATATCCAAACATCTTCCTGGCTTGCTTTGGTGATTTTACAACATCTATACCAAAAGCTGTTATAGAACCGGAACTTGGTTTTCCTAAAGTTGTTATTGCTTTTAAGGTAGTGGTTTTACCAGCGCCATTTGGTCCTAGAAGACCAAATATTTCACCATCGTTAATATAGAATGAAACATCATCCACAGCCGTGAAATTTCCATACTTTTTAGTCAGCCGGTTAATTGATATTGTATTCATATTAAGCAAGACCTTCAAACAGGGATCTTTGAATCAACGAGTCTTTTAGTATACTCATCAGAAGGCGAAAGCATCACTTCATGGGAATTGCCCATCTCCACAATCTTTCCATGATTCATAACTGCTATTCTGTCAGCTATTTTCAGAGTCATTGACAGGTCATGTGAAATATAGATCATTGCAAAACCTCTTCTGTTCTGGAGTCCCTTTAAAAGACGCATTACGTTTGCTGAGGTCGAAACATCCAGAGCCGAAGTAACCTCGTCTGCAATGAGGAGTTTTGGCTGCATAACCATCGCTCTGGCAAGTGCAACCCTCTGCCTCTGGCCACCGCTGAGTTCACCGCAATATTTACTGAGGAATGCATCAGTAGCTGGAAGATGAACGAGTTCAAGGACATTGTTTGCCATTTCCAAACGCTCTTCCCTGGTTCCGATCTTATTGATGTCAAGAGGTTCCTTTATCGCATCGAGCACGGTGAACCTGTTGCTTGTTGAATTGAAGGGGTCCTGGAATACTATCTGAATGCCATTGAGTTTGTTTCCATAGCATCCCTTGCTGGTGTCCTCATCCATGAAAGATACGCTTCCACTCTCAGGCTTTATCACGTTTGCAAGGATATGTGCAAGTGTTGACTTGCCTGAACCTGTCTGTCCGACAATTGCAAGGACTTCTCCTTCCATTATTTCCAGATCAACATCATTAACAGCTTTCAGGTATTGTCCATCCGGGAGGCTATAACTATAATTCAGGTTTTTGGCTTGCAGGAGTTCAGCAACGCCTCCCCTGTGACAGGCAATTTCTCTTCCTCCGTCAACAGGTACCAGCTCAGGAGCTGATTCATTACATTTATTTGTCTTTTGATTGCATCTTGAGAAGAAAGGACAACCATTGAATTGTGTCCCGGCAGAAATATCACCGGGGATTCCCCAGAGGTCTTTATATACGAAAATATCTGGAGTTGAATGAACAAGTCCTCTTGTATATGGGTGTCTGGGTGAAACAAGAATATCCTTTACCGGGCCAGTCTCAACAACCCTTCCTAAATACATGACAGCAACCCTTGAGGCTACAGAAGACACAAAAGTGATGTCGTGTGATATCATCAACATTGTATAGCCATTCTTTTTCTGAAGCTCAACCAGAAGGTCCCTTATTTCCTTCCTGGTAAAAGCATCAAGTGCAGAAGTAACCTCATCAAGAATCAGCAATTTTGGATTGCATGACAGAGCCATCGCCAGCAGAACTCTCTGCCTCATGCCTCCGGAAAGCTGATGCGGATAGGAACCCATCCATTTTGGTTCAAGATGGACAGTCCTGAAAAGACCTTCGCATTTGCTACGGGCTTCATCAGGACTGATATCAAGGTGCTTCAACATTGGTTCCATTACCTGAACCCCTACTTTCATAACAGGATTCAGTACTTCAATTCCATTCTGAAAAACAACTGCAATATCCTTCCATCTGAATTTATCCATTTCGGATTCTGATAAAGAGGAGATCACGTTCTCTTTGTAGGTTATTTTACCTGCAATGACCGTGTTTTCCGGTAAAATCCCCATGATACTAAGTGCGACAGTGGTCTTTCCACTTCCGGATTCTCCCACGATGCCAAGTATCTCTCCTTCTTCGATCTCAAAAGAAACACCGTCAACTGCCTTTACAGTGTTGTTATCAGTCTGATAGTGACATTTCAGATCATTGATTTTAAGCAGACTCATAATCAAATCCCTTTCTTTATCTTTAATTTAGGATCAAGTATTCTCTCCACATCCCTGCTAATAAACGCAAGACACAGCAGGAGGAAAATAAGCATGAATAGCGGAGGCAATAGCCACCACTGCCAGTAAGGTGTGAAATATATCGAGCTGAAGCTGGTTGCACTGTTAAGCATCATACCCCAGCTTTTGGATGTTGGGTCACCCAGTCCCAGAAATGCGAGTCCCGCTTCAGCTATGATCGCGTGTGAGGATATGCCGATGACAAGCACAAACAGAACA is a genomic window containing:
- a CDS encoding ATP-binding cassette domain-containing protein; its protein translation is MDDSWLIKIENISKVFKGKGMIRSGSEIRALDNVTLTVKKGEVLGIIGESGSGKTTLGKLILGLLKPTSGNISFADINNKSSETGQPVVQVIFQDPYDSLSHMMTVEQLVAEPCIINNGKNVDRNRIIRALESVGLTPVDSFLHKYPHTLSGGQRQRVAIARAMITEPDMIIADEPISMLDASIGIDILNLMLDMKEKMGITFMFITHDIAAAAYISDNIAVMKEGKIVEYGSRKQIISDCCHEYTKSLLLSATGGKAINASSCFEY
- a CDS encoding ABC transporter ATP-binding protein, with the protein product MSLLKINDLKCHYQTDNNTVKAVDGVSFEIEEGEILGIVGESGSGKTTVALSIMGILPENTVIAGKITYKENVISSLSESEMDKFRWKDIAVVFQNGIEVLNPVMKVGVQVMEPMLKHLDISPDEARSKCEGLFRTVHLEPKWMGSYPHQLSGGMRQRVLLAMALSCNPKLLILDEVTSALDAFTRKEIRDLLVELQKKNGYTMLMISHDITFVSSVASRVAVMYLGRVVETGPVKDILVSPRHPYTRGLVHSTPDIFVYKDLWGIPGDISAGTQFNGCPFFSRCNQKTNKCNESAPELVPVDGGREIACHRGGVAELLQAKNLNYSYSLPDGQYLKAVNDVDLEIMEGEVLAIVGQTGSGKSTLAHILANVIKPESGSVSFMDEDTSKGCYGNKLNGIQIVFQDPFNSTSNRFTVLDAIKEPLDINKIGTREERLEMANNVLELVHLPATDAFLSKYCGELSGGQRQRVALARAMVMQPKLLIADEVTSALDVSTSANVMRLLKGLQNRRGFAMIYISHDLSMTLKIADRIAVMNHGKIVEMGNSHEVMLSPSDEYTKRLVDSKIPV
- a CDS encoding ATP-binding cassette domain-containing protein, with product MNTISINRLTKKYGNFTAVDDVSFYINDGEIFGLLGPNGAGKTTTLKAITTLGKPSSGSITAFGIDVVKSPKQARKMFGYVPQAVSADGDLTGYENLLIFAKLFYVNKNERDKRINTALEYMGLSERSHDLVNHYSGGMMRRLEIAQALVNRPKVLFLDEPSIGLDPSSKRQVWKYIKRLNEEFGMTIIITTHDMVEADELCHRIAIMNSGKIAVIDTPFLLKKSIGGDIISLSLMESARNVSIPDDLGLIIDSDNNHVLISTDNSETAIPKIIRYFEVNGIVVSSVTVNKQTLDDVFMKYARSSLQSQGSIKDTRSVRRSFVRRGR
- a CDS encoding ABC transporter permease, translating into MTCTQEIYNFVYSALSIVEMEVRKIRHDSTELWTRGVQPALWLLLFGEVFNRVRELSIPGYDYIQFLTPGVLAQSVLFIAIFYGITLVWEKDVGLLAKLLSTPSPRSSIVVGKALAAGVRGVFQAVMVFTLAVFMGVNLRHNLLNMIGVFVVVILLAMCFSSFSMCLASFFKTREKMMGIGQMITMPLFFGSNAIYPIDLMPSWLQSISKLNPLTYVVDALRALLLTGDYSNIPYDIAFLSVITFFLIILASMSVSRLLE
- a CDS encoding ABC transporter ATP-binding protein encodes the protein MMPLLDVKGLNVDFSTKEGMHYVLKNVDFNIDKGEIVGLIGESGSGKSTLAMTVLDINSHNRQMSGNISFMGERIDSIKKEKMRQLRGKNIGFVPQSSMNALNPLVKIKSQFFETIKAHTNMSREDMPSLTEKSLEMVGIDPSRMNSFPYEFSGGQRQRIMIALSMLLSPELIIADEPTTALDATIQLKIIELLKDVVQKKHTSMLVISHDLHTISRICDRIYIMYAGRIVETGTRDEILNNPVHPYTQKLLASRLPLMCEPIRVKGISGTPPSTLKKYEVCEFMERCDRATEICRTVRPPECNGSVKVACHLGCNLE